The Corynebacterium minutissimum genome includes the window CCATATCGAGGGCCATGGCGTTGGTGAAGGCCTCCTTGGTGGCAATCGAGCGCGGGAGTACCGCGTCATCTTCCTCGCCGTAGTAGCGCTGGCACATGTCAACAATGGTGCGGCCTGCCTGTTCAAAGAGGCGACGGCGGAAGGCGTGGGTGGCCAGGGTGGTGCCGTTGCCGGGCAGTGCCAAGCCGAGCGCCTCGGTGAGGCAGTTCATGGAGTTGGCAGTGAACATTCCGGAGCAGGAACCACAGGTGGGGCAGGCGGATTCCTCCACCTGGGCCAGTCCCTCATCGGAGACGGCCTCGCTGGCCGACGCCGTGATGGCCGTAATCAGATCCGTCGGTGCATGCGCCACGCCATCGACGACGACGGCTTTGCCGGCCTCCATCGGGCCGCCGGAGACGAAGATGGTGGGGATGTTGAGACGCAGCGCAGCGTTGAGCATGCCCGGGGTGATCTTGTCGCAGTTGGAGATACACACGAGGGCGTCGGCAGTATGCGCGTTGGCCATGTACTCGATGGAATCGGAGATGATTTCACGTGAGGGCAGGGAATAGAGCATGCCGCTGTGGCCCATGGCAATGCCATCGTCAACGGCGATGGTGTTGAACTCCTTGGGTACGCCACCCGCTTCGCGCACAGCATCGGCCACAATGTCACCGACGTTCTTCAGGTGGACGTGGCCGGGCACGAACTGAGTATAGGAGTTGGCAATGGCCACGATCGGCTTGCCAAAGTCGTTCTCCTTAGTGCCGGTGGCACGCCAGAGAGCGCGGGCACCGGATGCCTGGCGGCCAACGGTGGTGACTTTAGAGCGCAGCGGGTACATAGTTATTCCTTCAGTTCGGGGTGTGCTTCGAGGTAGTCGGCGTATTCCTCCTTGGTGAGGAGGACTTGCTGGCCGTCGCGGTGGACAATGACCACCTTGTCGTCGGCGGCGTTGCGTCCCGCGGTGAGAGCATCGGGGATACGGCCCTGGGACGCCTTGGCCAAGCGCGGCAGCGAGTTAAAGGTCACGCCGGGGAGGTTGAGATTCTTGCCATCGGTTGTCCGGGCATAGGCACGCGAACGCTGGAAGCCGATTCCTGCGAAGTCCTTCCACGCGATGTCCTTGGGGCCGCGGAAACCGTACCTGATGTGGAGGCCGTGAGAATCCACCGTGGTGCGCGAGCGTAGGACCCACCAGAAACCAAGTATGGGGAAAATGAGAATCCAGAACAGGTACTTTGGTGCCCAGCCGATGCTCAGCAGCGCGATGGCGGCGAGTAGCCCAATGCCGAGGAGGTGTTCGCGGGTGGGCTTAAAGGTTTCGGCCGGGGAGTGGTCGGCGCGGGAAGATGCGTTCTGCGGGTGTGAGGACGTCATAGTGGGTCATCGTAATTGACTGTGTGGTGCTGTGGCGAACCGCCCCACCTGTGATATCTCACAAAATGAGAAAACGATCCCAAAAATGGGGGTAATTGCCTGCGGTGGCTTTTCTATCGGTGTATAGTTTGTCGCATGATCATTATTCGACTTCACCTCGTAGTACCCGGGCGGCGCGAGCCGTAACGAGTCCACAGTGACGTCGACCTGCAGCGCCCCCGCCACCTTCACACCCAGAAGGACAGACGGGGGCGTTAGTTATAGGCAATGGTCTCTCCGATATCCACCCCATAGAAGGAGCACACCTACCGTGACAGCTTCCACTCCGCCACATCAGGCGCCCGAGCGCATCACGGGCGCACACGCCATCGTTCGCACTCTTGAAGATCTTGGTACTGAACTCGTCTTTGGTATTCCGGGCGGCGCCGTGCTTCCGCTCTATGACGCACTCTTCGAATCAACGAAGCTGCGCCACGTGCTTACTCGCCACGAGCAGGGCGCCGGCCATGCGGCCGAGGGCTATGCTCAGGCCTCTGGAAAGGTGGGCGTCATGATTGCCACCTCGGGTCCAGGTGCTACCAACCTGGTGACGCCGCTTGCCGACGCCAACCTGGACTCCGTCCCCGTCGTCGCGATTACCGGGCAGGTAGGTAGCTCTTTGCTGGGAACCGATGCCTTTCAGGAAGCCGATATTCGCGGTGTGACGATGCCGATTACGAAGCACAACTTCATCGTCACTGATGCAGCTGACATCCCGGCCGCCATTTCCGCCGCCTTCCATTTGGCCTCAACTGGGCGCCCTGGCCCGGTTTTGGTGGATATTCCCAAGGATGTCCAAAACGCCTATATGGAGTACACAGGTCCACAGATGATGGACCTGCCGGGATACAAGCCCACCACGACGCCGCACCCACGCCAGATCTCGCAGGCGGTGAAGCGGATCGCCCGCGCGAAGAAACCGGTGCTCTACATCGGCGGTGGCGTTATCAAAGCCGGGGCCTCGCGCGAGCTGCGCGAGTTTGCTGAGCTGACCGGAATTCCCGTAGTCACCACCCTCATGGCCCTAGGTTCCTTCCCTGATTCACACCCGCTGCACATGGGTATGCCGGGAATGCACGGAACCGTGCCGGCAGTAGCGGCGCTCCAGCGCTCCGACCTCATCATCGCTATCGGTGCGCGCTTCGATGACCGTGTCACTGGTGATACCGCCACATTTGCTCCGCATGCCGAGGTCATTCACGCCGACATTGACCCGGCCGAGGTAGGCAAGATCCGGGAGGTGTCCATTCCGATCGTGGGCGATGCCCGCGAGGTGCTGCTTAGCCTGACTAAGGCCTATGACAATGACAGTGAGATTTCTGCACCGCAGATTGATGCGTGGATGGAGTACCTCACCGACATGCAGCGCCGTTTCCCGCGCGGTTTCGAGCCGACTCCCGATGGGCTGCTCAACCCGCAGCAGGTTATTGCCAAGCTTAGTGAGATTGTCGGGACGGAGGCCATCTACTGTGCCGGCGTGGGCCAGCACCAGATGTGGTCCGCACAGTTCTTGGATTTCGAGCACCCACGGAGCTGGATTAACTCTGGCGGTGCTGGAACCATGGGTTATGCCGTGCCGGCAGCGCTGGGCGCGAAGGCTGCTTTGCCCGAGCGAGAAGTCTGGGCCATTGACGGTGACGGTTGCTTCCAGATGACCAACCAGGAGCTCACCACCGCGGCAGTCGAAGGTTTCCCCATCAAGGTGGCCGTTATTAACAACGGAAACCTGGGCATGGTGCGCCAGTGGCAGACGCTGTTCTATGACAACAAGTTCTCCCACACCAAGCTGCGCGAGCACGATGAATATGTGCCCGATTTTGTGAAGCTGGGTGAGGCCCTGGGGTGCGTGGCGATTCGCGTCACCACCGAAGAGGAGATCGCGCCCGCCATCGAGCGCGCCCGCCAGATTAATGATCGTCCGGTAGTCATCGACTTCATCGTGGGCCAGGATGCTCAGGTGTGGCCGATGATTGGCGGCGGTGCCTCGAACGAGGAAATCCAGTACGCGCTGGGCCTGCGCCCGCTATTTGATGAAAATGAGTCCGCGGCCGAGGAACCGGCCGAGATCCACGAATCCCTCGAGGAGGCCTAAGCACAATGGCGAAAGACGATATCACCCGCCACACACTGTCCGTATTGGTCGAGGATATTGAGGGCATCATCTCCCGCGTGACCGGTATGTTTACCCGCCGCGGCTACAACCTTATCTCCCTGGTTTCTGCAAAGACGGAGACCGAAGGGATTAACCGCCTTACCATCGTTGTGGATGCCTCAGAGGTGGTCACTGAACAGGTGACCAAGCAGCTCAACAAAATTGTGCCCGTCCTCAAGGTGGTGGAGCTGGAAGAGGAAAGTACGATTGCGCGCGGCATCATGTTGGTGAAGGTGACAGCAGACAACGAGAACCGCCCCCAGGTGGTCGACGCGGTCAACATCTTCCGTGCTCGCATCGTGGATGTGGCTCCAGAGTCTGTGGTCATTGAGGCTACCGGTACGCCGGGTAAGTTGCGCGCGCTTCTCGACGTCCTCGAGCCCTTCGGCATCCGCGAACTGGTGCAGTCTGGTCACGTGGCGCTGGCCCGTGGCCCGAAGGCAATGGCACCATCGAAATAAAAATCTCACATTGTGGACCTCCCGTCTCAAAATGTGATACAACTTCACTAGAGCGATGTCCTACACAAGTATCAGTAAAGGAACACAGAATCATGGCTATTGAAACTCTCTACGACGACGACGCCGACCTGTCCATCATCCAGGGCCGCAAGGTGGCCGTCATTGGCTACGGCTCCCAGGGCCACGCCCACGCGATGAACCTGCGCGATTCCGGTGTTGAGGTTGCTATCGGTCTGCGCGAAGGCTCCACGTCCCGCGAGAAAGCAGAGGAGGCCGGCTTCCAGGTCTTCACCAACGCTGAGGCAGCCAAGTGGGCCGATGTGATTATGCTCTTGGCTCCCGATACCTCCCAGGCCGCCATCTTCACCAACGACATCGAGCCGAACCTGGAGGACGGCAACGCCCTGTTCTTCGGCCATGGCCTCAACATTCACTTCGGTCTGATCAAGCCAGCTGAGAACATCACCATCGGTATGGTCGCTCCGAAGGGCCCGGGCCACTTGGTTCGCCGCCAGTTTGTCGACGGCAAGGGCGTTCCTTGCCTCATCGCTACCGAGCAGGACCCGAAAGGTGAGGGCCGCGAGCTGACCTTGTCCTACGCGGCCGCTATCGGTGGCGCTCGTGCCGGTGTCATTCCGACCACCTTCAAGGATGAGACTGAAACCGACCTGTTCGGCGAGCAGGCAGTCCTGTGTGGTGGCGTGGAGTACCTCATCATGAACGGTTTCGAGGTCCTCACCGAGGCCGGCTACGAGCCGGAGATGGCCTACTTCGAGGTCTGCCACGAGCTGAAGCTCATCGTTGACCTCATCGTTGAGGGCGGCATCCAGAACATGAACTACTCCTGCTCTGATACCGCTGAGTTCGGTGGCTACCTCTCCGGCCCGCGCGTTATCGATGAGTCTGTTAAGGAGCGCATGAAGGACGTCCTGACCGACATTCAGGATGGCACCTTCGTCAAGCGCCTCGTCGCCAATGTGGAAGGTGGCAACAAGGAGCTTGAGGAGTTGCGCGAGAAGGTAAACAACCACCCGATCGAAAAGACCGGCTCCCAGCTGCGCGACCTCATGAGCTGGGTAAAGAATCCTTTGAACGATACGGTCTAAATTTCCCTGCTAGGGGCGCCGCTATCCTCCGCGCCCCGGTCGACGATCCCACATGGATCACACAAAAGTTCCCCCGGCTATTTCGGCCGGGGGATTTCCTGCGTTTTAGGCCTCTCCGAGCTCGGTCTCTAACCACTCAACCGCGGCGCGGGCGCCCTGGGCGAGGGCGTCGAGGAAGTTGATTGCGGTTCCGCCTTCATCGTCGACTTCCATGCATTCATCGAGAAGGTTGGCGATTGCCTGAGCTGCGTGATGGTCGATTTCGTAGCCGTAACGGCTCATTTCCTCGGCCATGACCTGAATGATGGAGTCGGTTTCGGGGTAGGTGTACAGGGTCATTGCGGGTGCCTTTCTCCCGGTCTCTTTTGCTTACACCTTAAGTATACCAAAATAGGGGAAAGTGTCAACACCACATTACACAATTTATTCACCAATTGCGTGAAGCGGGACCGCTGCCGACTTAAGCTCTGAACCGATCGCCGAGCTAATCGCCCCGGCTACCCGCTCCCGCGCGCCCTCAACCACATGCGTATAAACCGCCAGCGTTGTCGCCGCCGATGAATGTCCCAATACCTGCGCCACGTCCTGAATCGGAACACCTGCCGTAATCAACTGTGACGCGAAATAGTGCCGCAGCGCGTGAAAGTGAACGTTCGGCGCTCCTACCGCTTCCGCAACTCTGCGAACTTTTACCGCCGCGCGCGAATGAATGATCGGCCTCCCGGTCGCGGAGATGAAAAGATACTCATTGCCTTCCCGCCCGTCGGTATGCCGATGAAGTAGCGCGGTAACGTCCGCGGCGATTGGAATATCTCGGCGGCTTCCGGTGGTCTTTAGTTCTACGCGGCGGCGTGGTTCCTCTTTCCCGAGCTGCTTCCTGATTCGGATAATGCCGGCCTCATAGTCGATTTCGGAAACCAAAAGGCCGGCCAGCTCCGATATTCGCGCGCCCGTGAACGCGGC containing:
- a CDS encoding PH domain-containing protein; the protein is MTSSHPQNASSRADHSPAETFKPTREHLLGIGLLAAIALLSIGWAPKYLFWILIFPILGFWWVLRSRTTVDSHGLHIRYGFRGPKDIAWKDFAGIGFQRSRAYARTTDGKNLNLPGVTFNSLPRLAKASQGRIPDALTAGRNAADDKVVIVHRDGQQVLLTKEEYADYLEAHPELKE
- the ilvC gene encoding ketol-acid reductoisomerase is translated as MAIETLYDDDADLSIIQGRKVAVIGYGSQGHAHAMNLRDSGVEVAIGLREGSTSREKAEEAGFQVFTNAEAAKWADVIMLLAPDTSQAAIFTNDIEPNLEDGNALFFGHGLNIHFGLIKPAENITIGMVAPKGPGHLVRRQFVDGKGVPCLIATEQDPKGEGRELTLSYAAAIGGARAGVIPTTFKDETETDLFGEQAVLCGGVEYLIMNGFEVLTEAGYEPEMAYFEVCHELKLIVDLIVEGGIQNMNYSCSDTAEFGGYLSGPRVIDESVKERMKDVLTDIQDGTFVKRLVANVEGGNKELEELREKVNNHPIEKTGSQLRDLMSWVKNPLNDTV
- the ilvN gene encoding acetolactate synthase small subunit, which translates into the protein MAKDDITRHTLSVLVEDIEGIISRVTGMFTRRGYNLISLVSAKTETEGINRLTIVVDASEVVTEQVTKQLNKIVPVLKVVELEEESTIARGIMLVKVTADNENRPQVVDAVNIFRARIVDVAPESVVIEATGTPGKLRALLDVLEPFGIRELVQSGHVALARGPKAMAPSK
- a CDS encoding acetolactate synthase large subunit, producing MTASTPPHQAPERITGAHAIVRTLEDLGTELVFGIPGGAVLPLYDALFESTKLRHVLTRHEQGAGHAAEGYAQASGKVGVMIATSGPGATNLVTPLADANLDSVPVVAITGQVGSSLLGTDAFQEADIRGVTMPITKHNFIVTDAADIPAAISAAFHLASTGRPGPVLVDIPKDVQNAYMEYTGPQMMDLPGYKPTTTPHPRQISQAVKRIARAKKPVLYIGGGVIKAGASRELREFAELTGIPVVTTLMALGSFPDSHPLHMGMPGMHGTVPAVAALQRSDLIIAIGARFDDRVTGDTATFAPHAEVIHADIDPAEVGKIREVSIPIVGDAREVLLSLTKAYDNDSEISAPQIDAWMEYLTDMQRRFPRGFEPTPDGLLNPQQVIAKLSEIVGTEAIYCAGVGQHQMWSAQFLDFEHPRSWINSGGAGTMGYAVPAALGAKAALPEREVWAIDGDGCFQMTNQELTTAAVEGFPIKVAVINNGNLGMVRQWQTLFYDNKFSHTKLREHDEYVPDFVKLGEALGCVAIRVTTEEEIAPAIERARQINDRPVVIDFIVGQDAQVWPMIGGGASNEEIQYALGLRPLFDENESAAEEPAEIHESLEEA